A genomic stretch from Symbiobacterium terraclitae includes:
- a CDS encoding methyl-accepting chemotaxis protein, giving the protein MDLRKRLQNHEQATNRTVTLILWISLGLVLAVLLPLAHRTGLDSELFLLWGMGSATVLGAATLLVWRGLLPRLQKYLLVCAVAAVLVGIAFLVPGSNQHMGIWFILPMITGFYVQRSVSVLGTLLAVAGWIAVLLLRPPEVAPSISLARIGLVNGVMLTLVGIGLYAIALRNRALLDELSAAATKEEVLRRLDALLAEARQTTGELTAAVADLSQIGRQADQQVEARLRPTVARLSQASQEARVAAGESHAALEELTAAVGAVAEAARSQLAHADGALELGRGMAAASSSVTGLAREVAAQAEAARQAVEEGRSVVQRSADGMARLSRATADAAAAMAELANHSAQIGKVVTTIEQFAGQTRLLALNAAIEAARAGAAGRGFAVVAEEVGKLAANSSQAAAEIARLIAQVQEGIATARAAMVTTSDLSEEGLALSASTGETLEHLRAAVGRASERTADIADQAARLTEHSQRLADSLAELSALAHENSSSAEQIAATAQQLAAGGRTAAETAATSAAVAEEVAGVANTLAELVQEMGASVQRLSRAAADLAAATADR; this is encoded by the coding sequence ATGGACCTGCGCAAGCGGCTTCAGAACCATGAGCAGGCGACGAACCGCACCGTTACGCTGATCCTGTGGATCAGCCTGGGACTCGTCCTCGCGGTGTTACTCCCCCTGGCTCACCGCACCGGGCTCGACAGTGAGCTCTTCCTCCTGTGGGGAATGGGTTCCGCCACAGTCCTGGGCGCAGCGACACTCCTGGTCTGGCGCGGGCTGCTGCCGCGCCTGCAGAAGTACCTGCTGGTCTGCGCGGTGGCGGCCGTGCTCGTCGGCATCGCCTTTCTGGTGCCCGGCTCCAACCAGCACATGGGCATCTGGTTCATCCTCCCCATGATCACCGGATTCTATGTGCAGCGCTCGGTCTCCGTGCTCGGCACGCTGCTGGCCGTGGCGGGGTGGATCGCTGTCCTCCTCCTGCGGCCGCCCGAGGTCGCCCCCTCCATCTCGCTCGCCCGGATCGGCCTGGTCAACGGCGTCATGCTGACGCTGGTGGGCATCGGCCTCTACGCCATCGCCCTGCGCAACCGGGCGCTGCTGGATGAGCTGTCGGCCGCGGCGACGAAGGAAGAGGTGCTCCGCAGGCTTGACGCCCTGCTCGCCGAGGCGCGCCAGACCACGGGCGAGCTGACGGCAGCCGTGGCCGACCTCTCCCAGATCGGCCGCCAGGCCGACCAGCAGGTGGAGGCCAGGCTCCGCCCCACCGTCGCCCGGCTGTCGCAGGCGAGCCAGGAGGCCCGCGTTGCTGCCGGCGAAAGCCACGCCGCCCTCGAGGAGCTGACGGCGGCTGTCGGGGCGGTGGCCGAAGCCGCCAGGAGCCAGCTGGCGCACGCAGACGGCGCACTCGAACTGGGCCGCGGGATGGCCGCCGCGTCCTCGAGCGTGACCGGTCTGGCCCGGGAGGTGGCGGCGCAGGCGGAGGCGGCCAGACAGGCCGTCGAGGAGGGCCGAAGCGTGGTGCAGCGTTCTGCGGACGGCATGGCCCGCCTCAGCCGGGCCACCGCGGACGCCGCGGCCGCCATGGCGGAACTGGCGAACCACTCCGCCCAGATCGGCAAGGTGGTGACCACCATCGAGCAGTTCGCCGGCCAGACCCGCCTGCTGGCGCTCAACGCCGCGATCGAGGCTGCCCGGGCGGGAGCTGCCGGCCGGGGCTTCGCCGTGGTCGCCGAGGAGGTCGGCAAGTTGGCCGCCAACTCCAGCCAGGCTGCCGCGGAGATCGCGCGCCTCATCGCGCAGGTGCAGGAGGGCATTGCGACCGCACGGGCAGCCATGGTCACCACCAGCGACCTGTCCGAAGAGGGGCTCGCCCTCTCCGCCTCCACCGGCGAGACGCTGGAGCACCTGCGCGCGGCGGTCGGCAGGGCCTCCGAACGAACGGCGGACATCGCCGACCAGGCAGCCCGGCTGACGGAGCACAGCCAGCGGCTGGCGGATTCCCTGGCTGAACTCTCCGCGCTTGCGCATGAGAACTCCTCGTCAGCCGAGCAGATCGCAGCCACCGCCCAGCAGCTCGCAGCCGGTGGGCGCACCGCGGCGGAGACCGCCGCCACCAGCGCCGCCGTCGCCGAAGAGGTGGCCGGCGTCGCCAACACGCTTGCGGAGCTCGTGCAGGAGATGGGGGCCAGCGTGCAGCGCCTCAGCCGTGCGGCGGCCGACCTCGCCGCCGCCACCGCCGACCGGTAG
- the tdh gene encoding L-threonine 3-dehydrogenase: MAETMRALRKLEAGPGAILQQVPIPTIGPRDVLVKVRAASVCGTDYHIYTWDPWSANRVKPPLTIGHELAGEVVAVGREVTACKVGDYVSAETHIVCNRCPRCHVGEYHLCENTKILGVDTDGVFAEYVAVPEQNVWVNDKDIPFELQSIQEPLGNAVHTALNGELTARSVLVTGCGPIGIMSIPVAKMAGAEIVIAMDVNEYRLDLARQLGADLLINPTKEDPIEAVRSVTRGYGADVVLEMSGNPTAIRQSLKAARNGARVSLLGLPGRPLELDLGADVVMRGLVLQGITGRKMWQTWYQVRSLYRAGLAERLKPLVTHRLPLEQVDTAMELMGSGRSGKVVLMPDLKA; the protein is encoded by the coding sequence GTGGCAGAGACGATGCGAGCCTTGCGGAAACTGGAAGCCGGTCCTGGCGCAATTCTGCAGCAAGTTCCGATTCCGACCATCGGCCCCCGGGACGTCCTCGTGAAGGTGCGGGCGGCCTCGGTCTGCGGCACGGACTACCACATCTACACCTGGGATCCCTGGTCTGCCAACCGGGTGAAGCCGCCGCTGACCATCGGCCACGAGCTGGCCGGCGAGGTGGTTGCGGTCGGCAGGGAGGTCACGGCCTGCAAGGTCGGCGACTACGTGTCGGCCGAGACCCACATCGTGTGCAACCGTTGCCCCCGCTGCCACGTGGGTGAGTATCACCTCTGCGAGAACACGAAGATCCTTGGCGTGGACACCGACGGGGTCTTCGCCGAATACGTCGCCGTGCCGGAGCAGAACGTCTGGGTGAACGACAAGGATATCCCCTTCGAGCTGCAGTCCATTCAGGAGCCCCTGGGGAACGCCGTCCACACCGCCCTGAACGGCGAGCTGACCGCCCGCTCTGTGCTGGTCACCGGCTGCGGCCCCATCGGGATCATGTCGATCCCCGTGGCCAAGATGGCGGGCGCGGAGATCGTCATCGCGATGGACGTCAACGAGTACCGCCTCGACCTGGCCCGCCAGCTGGGCGCCGACCTGCTGATCAACCCGACGAAGGAGGATCCGATCGAGGCGGTGCGCAGCGTCACCCGCGGCTACGGGGCGGACGTGGTGCTGGAGATGTCCGGCAACCCCACCGCCATCCGGCAGAGCCTGAAGGCTGCCCGCAACGGGGCGCGCGTCTCCCTGCTGGGCCTTCCCGGCCGGCCGCTGGAGCTGGACCTCGGCGCCGACGTCGTCATGCGCGGCCTGGTGCTGCAGGGCATCACCGGCCGGAAGATGTGGCAGACCTGGTACCAGGTGCGCTCGCTCTACCGGGCCGGGCTGGCCGAGCGGCTGAAGCCGCTGGTCACGCACCGGCTGCCGCTGGAGCAGGTGGACACCGCCATGGAGCTGATGGGCTCGGGCCGGAGCGGCAAGGTCGTTCTGATGCCCGATCTGAAGGCCTGA